The Fragaria vesca subsp. vesca linkage group LG2, FraVesHawaii_1.0, whole genome shotgun sequence genome includes a window with the following:
- the LOC101310947 gene encoding mitochondrial import inner membrane translocase subunit TIM44-2-like, translating into MAGRKLVRDLFLHRQSLVLRSQQQASGTNIRLLSANGYSGNRRFSVFNEFSKQVKEETNKNPHFKKTVKELKKQVEELKGVKEDLKVRTKQTTEQLYKQVDGAWTEAEATAKKVSANVKEKFSAATEEVKESFGIGKEQASGPSRASADHVADEKGGSKASSTEDKHQHSGASDTAETLFGKFRSKVSSSNVSSVLNRFKEAKFVDMAKRGYEIVKDELNGSQSRKKHLGFDPSSIPRVERSATSDIAIVPTKQSPWSKKWEAFKMKMQGNPLFKHISGISEPVKIKGEEIIDDMKERWENSDSPIVHKIQDINESIFQETNAAASIKEIHARDPSFSLPDFVEEVQNAVKPVLNAYMKGDIETLKKYCANEVIERCKAERQAYQSHDIFFDNKILHISDVQVVETKLIGESPVIIVRFQTQQIYCVRDKNGAITDGSQDTIQTVIYGWAMQPWDPEELPEGALFPIWRVREIQQFRMLSLI; encoded by the exons ATGGCTGGTAGAAAGCTTGTTCGAGATTTGTTCCTCCACAGACAATCCCTTGTTCTTCGGTCTCAACAACAG GCTTCAGGCACGAATATTCGATTGCTTTCGGCAAATGGGTATTCCGGGAATCGTCGATTCAGTGTCTTCAATGAGTTTTCCAAGCAGGTCAAGGAGGAAACCAATAA GAATCCACATTTTAAAAAGACGGTCAAGGAGCTGAAGAAGCAAGTGGAAGAGCTCAAGGGAGTGAAAGAAGATCTGAAAGTTAG AACAAAGCAGACAACGGAGCAGCTATACAAGCAGGTGGATGGTGCTTGGACGGAGGCTGAAGCAACAGCAAAGAAG GTCTCAGCAAATGTAAAAGAGAAGTTCTCGGCTGCCACAGAAGAG GTCAAAGAATCTTTTGGAATAGGGAAAGAGCAGGCTTCAGGGCCTTCTCGTGCTTCAGCTGACCATGTTGCTGATGAGAAAGGTGGAAGCAAGGCCTCATCCACTGAAGATAAACACCAGCACTCAGGGGCTAGTGATACTGCAGAAACATTATTTGGAAAATTTAGGTCAAAGGTCTCTTCATCAAATGTTTCCTCTGTCTTGAATAGATTCAAGGAAGCCAAGTTTGTTGACATGGCCAAAAGAGGATATGAAATTGTAAAGGATGAGTTAAATGGTAGTCAAAGTAGGAAAAAGCATCTAGGGTTTGATCCTTCTTCCATCCCACGAGTTGAGAGAAGTGCAACAAGTGACATTGCTATTGTACCCACCAAACAATCTCCTTGGAGCAAAAAGTGGGAGGCTTTCAAAATGAAG ATGCAAGGGAATCCTCTATTCAAGCATATCAGTGGGATAAGTGAACCTGTTAAAATAAAAGGCGAAGAG ATCATTGATGACATGAAGGAACGCTGGGAAAATTCTGATAGCCCAATTGTTCACAAAATTCAGGA TATCAATGAAAGTATTTTTCAAGAAACAAATGCTGCAGCATCAATCAAGGAGATCCATGCCCGAGATCC ATCTTTCTCTTTACCAGATTTTGTGGAAGAAGTTCAGAATGCGGTCAAACCTGTGTTAAATGCTTACATGAAG GGAGATATTGAAACATTGAAGAAGTACTGTGCTAATGAGGTGATTGAGCGGTGTAAAGCCGAGCGTCAGGCTTATCAAAGCCATGATATCTTTTTTGATAACAAG ATTCTACATATATCTGATGTGCAAGTCGTAGAAACCAAACTGATTGGAGAGTCTCCTGTAATCATTGTCCGG TTCCAAACACAGCAAATCTATTGTGTGCGTGATAAAAATGGAGCAATAACAGATGGCAGCCAG GATACGATCCAGACTGTGATCTATGGCTGGGCCATGCAACCTTGGGATCCTGAAGAACTTCCTGAAGGTGCTCTTTTCCCAATATGGAGAGTAAGAGAGATTCAACAATTTAGAATGCTGTCACTTATATAG